The Methanofervidicoccus sp. A16 genome has a segment encoding these proteins:
- the hdrC gene encoding CoB--CoM heterodisulfide reductase subunit C, producing the protein MISSKDFKEEIPKAVVEVGKDILGEEHLKSFTRCYQCGTCTGACPSGRITAFRTRKLIKKILCGMDVFHEEDLWMCTTCYECYEKCPRNVKITDIIKAARNVACRLGAIAEPHRKTALYVFLTGHAVPVNDQMKEVRKKLGLSEVPPTTHKYPEVLEHVRGIMIDLELCDKVGICPTTKVLKEIKPMKWEDMSE; encoded by the coding sequence ATGATAAGTTCAAAGGATTTCAAGGAAGAAATTCCTAAGGCAGTTGTAGAAGTTGGAAAGGATATCTTAGGTGAAGAGCACTTAAAATCATTCACTAGATGTTATCAGTGTGGAACCTGTACAGGAGCCTGTCCCAGTGGAAGGATCACTGCCTTCAGGACTAGAAAACTTATAAAGAAGATACTCTGTGGAATGGATGTATTCCACGAGGAGGATCTCTGGATGTGTACTACCTGCTACGAGTGTTATGAGAAGTGTCCTAGGAACGTTAAGATAACTGATATAATAAAGGCTGCAAGAAATGTAGCCTGTAGGTTGGGGGCGATAGCAGAACCTCACAGGAAAACAGCACTTTATGTATTCCTAACTGGCCATGCTGTACCTGTAAATGATCAGATGAAAGAGGTTAGAAAGAAGTTGGGACTCTCCGAGGTGCCACCTACAACCCACAAGTATCCAGAAGTATTGGAACATGTAAGAGGAATTATGATAGATTTAGAACTATGTGATAAGGTAGGTATATGTCCAACAACTAAGGTGTTGAAGGAGATAAAGCCTATGAAGTGGGAGGACATGAGTGAATAA
- a CDS encoding DsrE family protein — translation MKTAFLIFSYLHKEKPNMPIMFHTLLFAKEMKEKGDEVKIILEGEGVLWGRDLLKEDHPLSNHVKPLLEDIVVCEACANMFNVMEDVKDKLTLEKDLFGHVSLKKYLDNGYNIITL, via the coding sequence ATGAAAACTGCCTTCTTGATATTCTCCTACCTACACAAGGAGAAACCTAACATGCCTATAATGTTCCACACACTACTCTTTGCCAAGGAGATGAAGGAGAAGGGAGATGAGGTTAAGATAATACTAGAAGGAGAGGGAGTCCTCTGGGGAAGGGATCTCTTAAAGGAGGATCATCCATTATCCAACCATGTAAAGCCATTACTTGAGGATATAGTAGTCTGCGAGGCATGTGCGAACATGTTCAACGTAATGGAGGATGTAAAGGATAAGTTGACACTTGAGAAGGATCTCTTTGGACATGTAAGTTTGAAGAAGTACTTAGATAACGGTTATAATATAATCACTTTATAA
- the rbr gene encoding rubrerythrin, whose protein sequence is MTNKTIENLATAYVGESLARNRYTCFAKIAKNEGYEKIAEIFLLTAENEREHAKWLYYMLSELMKKEGVEGPIKIEVEVPVVLGNTAENLKAAIEGENFENTEMYPEYAKIAEEEGYKDIAERLRAIGVAEKHHEERYRKILENLDSFYKKDEPVEWICMKCGYLHVGEEPPEECPSCSHPRKYFELKCEKY, encoded by the coding sequence ATGACTAATAAGACAATAGAAAATTTAGCCACGGCTTATGTAGGGGAGAGTTTAGCAAGGAATAGATACACCTGTTTTGCAAAAATTGCTAAAAATGAAGGGTACGAGAAGATAGCAGAGATCTTCTTACTTACCGCTGAGAACGAGAGGGAACATGCTAAGTGGCTGTACTACATGTTAAGTGAGTTGATGAAGAAGGAGGGAGTAGAGGGTCCTATAAAGATAGAAGTTGAAGTACCTGTAGTATTGGGAAATACCGCTGAAAATTTAAAAGCTGCTATCGAAGGAGAAAACTTTGAAAACACCGAGATGTACCCAGAGTACGCTAAAATAGCTGAAGAGGAAGGATACAAGGATATAGCAGAGAGGTTAAGGGCTATTGGGGTAGCAGAGAAACACCATGAGGAGAGGTATAGAAAGATACTTGAGAACTTAGATAGTTTCTATAAGAAGGATGAGCCAGTAGAATGGATATGTATGAAGTGTGGTTATCTTCACGTAGGTGAAGAGCCTCCAGAGGAGTGTCCATCCTGTAGTCATCCAAGGAAGTACTTTGAATTGAAATGTGAAAAATACTAA
- a CDS encoding peroxiredoxin, whose translation MCGEGNGLETYVGLPVIGEKFPEVEVHTTLGTIKLPDYYVEKGKWFVLFSHPADFTPVCTTEFVAFQKKYDKFRELNTELIGLSIDQVFSHIKWIEWIKDKLNVDIEFPVIADDRGELAEILGMISPYKGNNTVRAVFVVDDKGVIRAIVYYPQEVGRNVEEIVRLVKALQTADKYGVATPENWPNNELIGDKVIIPPASTIQEAEERKKAAEKGEIECYDWWFCYKKLE comes from the coding sequence ATGTGCGGAGAAGGAAATGGATTAGAAACCTATGTAGGACTACCTGTAATAGGTGAAAAGTTCCCAGAGGTAGAGGTTCACACAACCTTGGGAACAATAAAGTTGCCTGACTACTACGTAGAGAAAGGTAAGTGGTTTGTACTCTTCAGCCACCCAGCAGACTTTACACCTGTATGTACTACAGAGTTCGTAGCATTCCAGAAGAAGTACGACAAATTTAGAGAGTTAAATACAGAGTTAATAGGATTGAGTATAGACCAGGTATTCAGCCACATAAAGTGGATCGAATGGATAAAGGACAAGTTAAATGTAGACATTGAGTTTCCAGTAATTGCTGATGACAGAGGAGAGTTAGCAGAGATACTTGGAATGATCAGTCCTTACAAGGGGAACAACACAGTGAGAGCAGTATTTGTCGTAGATGACAAGGGAGTAATAAGGGCTATAGTGTACTACCCACAGGAAGTAGGTAGAAACGTAGAGGAGATAGTAAGATTAGTTAAGGCACTTCAAACTGCAGATAAGTACGGAGTTGCAACCCCAGAGAACTGGCCTAACAACGAGTTAATAGGAGACAAGGTAATCATCCCACCAGCATCAACTATCCAAGAGGCTGAAGAGAGGAAAAAGGCTGCTGAAAAGGGAGAAATCGAGTGCTACGACTGGTGGTTCTGCTACAAGAAATTAGAATAA
- a CDS encoding rubredoxin-like domain-containing protein codes for MTWWKCSNCGYVFEGDTLPERCPNCGEKCTFYDVSCYTPECGFTGYDPKLVARSPSNESKF; via the coding sequence ATGACATGGTGGAAATGTTCCAACTGTGGATATGTCTTTGAGGGGGACACCTTGCCTGAAAGGTGTCCCAACTGTGGAGAGAAGTGTACCTTTTATGACGTATCCTGTTATACTCCTGAGTGTGGGTTTACAGGGTACGATCCTAAGTTAGTTGCAAGATCCCCTTCCAATGAAAGTAAATTCTAA
- a CDS encoding rubredoxin, with amino-acid sequence MAKYQCMCGWIYDEDKGEPSQNIPPGTKFEDLPDTFQCPQCGLGKNAFRKI; translated from the coding sequence ATGGCAAAGTACCAGTGTATGTGTGGATGGATATATGACGAGGATAAGGGAGAGCCTTCCCAAAATATACCTCCAGGTACTAAATTTGAAGACCTCCCTGATACCTTCCAATGCCCCCAGTGTGGTCTGGGGAAGAACGCATTTAGAAAGATCTAA
- a CDS encoding class II SORL domain-containing protein encodes MSCVDAKTMVEGTDFEKKHTPLIQCNDVVKAGEIFEVKIQTAGVEHPMEDGHFIQFIELKVGDVPLVRVDLTQYAKPEVVVYIKAPSEDHKGQVMKLTAYMYCNLHGIWKYEKEIKIE; translated from the coding sequence ATGAGTTGTGTAGATGCTAAAACTATGGTAGAGGGTACCGATTTTGAGAAAAAGCACACACCATTGATCCAATGTAATGACGTGGTCAAGGCTGGGGAGATATTTGAGGTTAAGATACAGACTGCTGGAGTAGAACATCCAATGGAGGACGGTCACTTCATCCAGTTCATTGAACTCAAGGTAGGGGACGTTCCTTTGGTGAGGGTAGATCTTACCCAGTACGCCAAACCTGAGGTAGTGGTATATATAAAAGCACCTTCCGAGGATCATAAGGGGCAGGTTATGAAACTTACCGCCTACATGTACTGCAACCTCCATGGTATCTGGAAGTATGAGAAGGAGATAAAAATTGAGTAA
- a CDS encoding carboxymuconolactone decarboxylase family protein, with amino-acid sequence MKNEVFVGEGMKYIKENYPELYKVIVDLNNEVYTGKVLDYKTQKLIAIAILAASGDEKGTRKQMTSGISELGITKEEIFDALKVVLLTAGMPSFIKAVRILNEL; translated from the coding sequence ATGAAAAATGAAGTATTCGTAGGAGAGGGGATGAAATACATCAAGGAGAACTATCCTGAATTATACAAGGTAATAGTAGATCTAAACAACGAGGTATATACAGGGAAGGTATTGGATTACAAAACCCAGAAGTTAATAGCGATAGCTATTTTAGCAGCCTCAGGAGACGAGAAAGGTACTAGGAAACAGATGACTAGTGGTATCTCCGAATTAGGTATTACAAAGGAGGAGATATTTGACGCCCTAAAGGTAGTACTCTTAACCGCTGGGATGCCTTCCTTTATTAAGGCTGTAAGGATATTAAATGAATTATAA
- a CDS encoding ATP-dependent DNA ligase: protein MLFLDVCKVFKKIEDTTKRTDKIYLFIKLIRMAEKENSPSSLRKICYLSIGRVYPEYENKELGIGPNMLIEAVKSIGIREKDLLESIKETGDISISIEKLSSQIKQASLFQKHLTLDDVYDTLKKVGEIEGESSQKKKIRYISNLFLMATPLERRYIARIILEDMRIGMNVPTILSAFSKYFGIPKEKLEKIYAVVNDIGLIGEKLLMGVDIDRDEDLKLKLFRPIRPMLAQIAPSIKEAIEEIGTPQFETKYDGARLQIHRSGDKVKIYTRKLEDITNSLPEIVEEIKKIERDNFIMEGECVAIDLNTGHPRPFQDILRRLRRKYNIEKMKEEVNLRVYLFDILYYNEPLLDVPLKERRRILEEILSEDNDWEKKREKIEREIRSDKKIDISYKLVTRDVKKAEEFYKWSLGIGHEGVMIKNLKAVYTPGSRVRTMYKFKPTLESLDVVITKAKIGMGKRKDWYGSFEIAVRDEDGNLHPIGHVGSGLTEEELDRLSKMIDSIKVKEVGDEVIVKPEIVLEVTYEEIQESDKYSCGYALRFPRVVRIREDRPPEDINTLEDVKRIFQIQKGRRSNEEEL from the coding sequence ATGCTATTTTTAGACGTCTGTAAGGTATTCAAAAAGATAGAAGACACTACTAAGAGAACAGATAAGATATACCTTTTCATTAAGTTAATAAGGATGGCGGAGAAGGAAAATTCTCCGTCAAGTTTAAGAAAGATATGTTATCTCTCCATCGGTAGGGTATATCCAGAGTATGAAAATAAGGAGTTAGGGATTGGCCCCAATATGCTAATAGAGGCAGTTAAAAGTATAGGTATCAGGGAAAAAGATCTACTTGAATCTATCAAAGAGACTGGAGATATAAGTATATCCATTGAGAAGTTAAGTTCTCAAATAAAACAGGCATCTCTTTTTCAAAAACACCTAACTCTTGACGATGTATACGACACTTTGAAAAAGGTAGGTGAAATAGAGGGAGAGAGTTCCCAGAAGAAAAAAATAAGGTATATTTCTAATTTATTCCTAATGGCAACACCTCTTGAGAGGAGATATATTGCAAGGATTATCCTAGAGGATATGAGAATAGGGATGAACGTCCCAACTATCCTAAGTGCCTTTTCGAAGTACTTCGGGATTCCCAAGGAGAAGTTGGAGAAGATATACGCAGTTGTAAATGATATAGGACTTATTGGGGAGAAGTTATTAATGGGGGTTGATATAGACAGGGACGAGGATCTGAAGTTAAAACTCTTTAGACCTATAAGACCAATGTTAGCCCAGATAGCCCCATCTATAAAGGAGGCTATAGAGGAGATAGGCACTCCACAGTTTGAGACGAAGTACGACGGTGCAAGGCTACAGATACACAGGAGTGGAGATAAGGTTAAGATATACACCAGGAAGTTAGAGGATATCACCAACTCCCTCCCTGAGATCGTGGAGGAGATAAAGAAGATAGAGAGGGATAACTTTATAATGGAAGGAGAATGTGTGGCTATAGACCTAAATACTGGACATCCGAGACCATTTCAGGATATTCTCAGGAGGCTTAGGAGGAAGTACAATATCGAGAAGATGAAAGAGGAGGTTAATCTAAGGGTTTACCTCTTTGATATCTTATACTACAATGAACCTCTGTTAGATGTTCCACTGAAGGAGCGAAGGAGGATATTGGAGGAGATCCTGTCCGAGGATAACGACTGGGAGAAGAAGAGGGAGAAGATAGAGAGGGAGATCAGATCGGATAAGAAGATAGATATATCTTATAAATTAGTGACCAGGGATGTAAAGAAGGCAGAGGAGTTCTACAAGTGGAGTTTAGGTATAGGGCATGAGGGAGTTATGATAAAGAACCTGAAGGCTGTATATACCCCTGGAAGTAGAGTTAGAACCATGTACAAGTTTAAACCTACACTGGAGAGTCTAGACGTAGTTATTACAAAGGCAAAGATAGGGATGGGTAAGAGGAAGGATTGGTATGGATCCTTTGAGATTGCAGTTAGGGATGAAGATGGAAACCTCCACCCTATAGGACATGTTGGCAGTGGTTTAACTGAGGAGGAGTTAGATAGGTTAAGTAAGATGATAGATTCTATAAAGGTGAAAGAGGTAGGAGATGAGGTAATAGTTAAGCCAGAGATCGTATTAGAGGTTACCTACGAGGAGATACAGGAGTCTGACAAGTACAGTTGTGGTTATGCATTGAGGTTCCCGAGGGTTGTGAGAATAAGGGAGGACAGACCTCCTGAAGATATAAACACCTTAGAGGATGTTAAAAGGATATTCCAGATACAGAAGGGGAGGAGGAGTAATGAAGAAGAATTATAA
- the ilvC gene encoding ketol-acid reductoisomerase: MVEIYYDKDVTLDGVKDKVIAVIGYGNQGRAQSLNMRDSGLNVIVGLRPNGPSWEKAKSDGHTVMTIEEASKEADVIHILIPDEVQPTVYEKQIKPFLKEGKTLGFSHGYNIHYGFIVPPKGVNVIMVAPKAPGVMVRKTYLEGFGVPGLVCVERDETGDAWDIALGMAKAQGLTRAGVIKTTFKEETETDLFGEQVVLCGGVTELIKAAFETLVEAGYSPEMAYFETCNELKLIVDLIYEKGLSGMWENVSNTAEYGGLTRRSRVINEESRKAMKEILREIQDGRFAREWTLENMSGRAHLNAMRRLEREHLIETVGKKLRKMCGLEKED; this comes from the coding sequence ATGGTAGAGATATACTACGACAAAGACGTTACACTGGATGGAGTAAAGGACAAAGTTATTGCAGTTATAGGTTATGGGAATCAGGGGAGGGCACAGTCCCTGAATATGAGAGACAGTGGATTAAATGTAATAGTTGGACTAAGGCCCAACGGTCCATCATGGGAAAAGGCAAAATCTGACGGACATACGGTAATGACTATAGAGGAGGCAAGTAAAGAGGCAGATGTAATTCACATACTTATACCAGATGAGGTTCAACCAACAGTCTATGAGAAACAGATAAAACCTTTCCTAAAGGAGGGGAAAACCTTAGGGTTCTCCCATGGCTACAACATACACTATGGATTTATCGTCCCACCTAAGGGGGTAAATGTTATAATGGTCGCTCCGAAGGCTCCAGGGGTTATGGTTAGAAAGACGTACCTCGAAGGGTTCGGAGTACCTGGATTGGTGTGTGTTGAGAGGGATGAGACTGGAGACGCCTGGGACATCGCCCTTGGAATGGCAAAGGCACAGGGTTTAACAAGGGCAGGGGTTATTAAGACTACCTTCAAGGAGGAGACAGAGACTGATCTCTTTGGAGAGCAGGTTGTACTCTGTGGAGGGGTAACTGAGTTGATAAAGGCAGCCTTCGAGACACTTGTTGAGGCAGGATACTCTCCAGAGATGGCATACTTCGAGACATGTAACGAGTTGAAGTTGATTGTAGATCTCATATACGAGAAGGGACTCAGTGGAATGTGGGAGAACGTCTCCAACACCGCAGAGTACGGAGGATTAACTAGGAGAAGTAGAGTAATAAACGAGGAATCTAGAAAGGCTATGAAGGAGATCCTAAGGGAAATCCAGGATGGAAGGTTTGCAAGGGAGTGGACATTGGAGAATATGAGTGGTAGGGCACATCTCAACGCTATGAGGAGGTTGGAGAGGGAGCACTTAATAGAGACTGTAGGGAAGAAACTTAGGAAGATGTGCGGATTGGAGAAGGAGGATTAA
- the pyrI gene encoding aspartate carbamoyltransferase regulatory subunit gives MERSLKVRPIENGTVIDHIARGKALNVYKVLNIGEENTVTIAMYVPSKKYGKKDILKIEGIELSEEDVNKIGLISPNATINIIKNGSVVKKFKVKIPDVITGILKCTNPNCITNVERVPGKFKVEKKDPLKIRCIYCEKFLNTIEIAR, from the coding sequence ATGGAGAGGAGTTTAAAGGTTAGACCCATTGAAAATGGAACTGTGATAGATCATATAGCAAGGGGTAAAGCTTTGAATGTCTATAAAGTGCTCAACATAGGGGAGGAGAATACAGTAACTATAGCCATGTATGTGCCCTCTAAGAAGTACGGGAAGAAGGATATATTGAAGATAGAGGGAATTGAACTCTCGGAGGAGGACGTAAATAAGATAGGCCTTATATCTCCAAATGCTACAATTAACATAATAAAAAATGGAAGTGTTGTAAAGAAATTTAAGGTAAAAATACCTGATGTTATAACTGGAATCTTAAAATGTACCAATCCAAACTGTATAACTAATGTTGAGAGAGTACCTGGGAAATTTAAGGTTGAGAAGAAGGATCCTCTGAAGATAAGGTGTATATACTGTGAGAAGTTTTTGAATACTATTGAGATAGCGAGATGA
- the npdG gene encoding NADPH-dependent F420 reductase has product MKIAILGGTGDQGFGLALRLAKKYEIIIGSRKREKAEESAENIKKILSSKGIPYRDVVGMENRDASQEGDIVILSVPYQHTLSTIKDLKEELKGKIVVSIGVPLAGVIGDKPTRVVLPPQGSVAQMVQEYLKDSKVVSAFQNVSAKVLECIDEPVDCDILVCGDDEESKRKVIEVVNSIEGCRGIDCGGLEMSRYVEQITPLLIGLNIKYKLKGSGIRITGLRR; this is encoded by the coding sequence GTGAAGATAGCAATACTTGGAGGTACTGGGGATCAGGGTTTTGGACTTGCCCTTAGACTGGCAAAGAAGTACGAGATAATTATCGGTTCAAGGAAGAGGGAAAAGGCAGAGGAATCTGCAGAGAATATAAAAAAGATACTCTCCTCGAAGGGTATTCCTTACAGGGATGTTGTAGGTATGGAAAATAGGGATGCTTCTCAGGAGGGAGATATAGTTATTCTCTCTGTACCCTATCAACATACATTATCTACCATAAAGGACCTAAAAGAGGAGTTAAAGGGCAAAATCGTCGTATCTATAGGAGTACCTTTGGCAGGTGTAATTGGAGACAAACCTACAAGGGTGGTACTGCCTCCGCAGGGATCAGTTGCTCAGATGGTGCAGGAGTATTTAAAGGATTCTAAGGTTGTCAGTGCATTTCAGAATGTATCTGCAAAGGTGTTGGAGTGTATAGATGAACCTGTAGATTGTGATATCTTGGTATGTGGGGACGATGAGGAATCTAAGAGGAAGGTAATAGAGGTTGTAAACAGTATAGAGGGATGTAGAGGAATAGACTGTGGAGGGTTGGAGATGTCCAGGTATGTTGAACAGATAACACCTCTCCTAATAGGTCTGAATATAAAGTATAAGTTAAAGGGTAGTGGGATAAGGATAACTGGATTAAGGAGATAA
- a CDS encoding sugar phosphate isomerase/epimerase, with the protein MKFGVSSLVFLPEPLQSSMEKIVEAHFDAWEIVCEGHHQLTPENVKYLRELKDCYDVDIVVHAPFSDLNPASMNSRVRKLTVQCIGEAIEGASELDGKVVVVHPGYVPPLWSNYIEEIRDNNYSTLIEILEVAEDHKIMIGLENMPYYSGMGILGTTLEDIKGMVEGIDSKYLGITFDIGHAHTVIYNGVGRCKTLEDFIYQLDRIGRGIVHVHCHDNRGKVDEHLKLGDGNIDFLKVFKSLKDIGYSDIITFESKNLRDAIKSREVASEIISNLL; encoded by the coding sequence ATGAAATTTGGAGTCTCCTCTTTGGTATTTCTACCTGAACCTCTCCAAAGTTCCATGGAAAAGATCGTAGAGGCCCACTTTGACGCCTGGGAGATCGTATGTGAGGGGCATCACCAACTAACACCTGAGAATGTTAAATACCTTAGGGAGTTAAAGGATTGCTACGATGTAGATATTGTGGTACATGCTCCCTTCTCAGATCTCAATCCTGCCTCTATGAACAGTAGAGTTAGAAAGTTAACAGTCCAGTGTATAGGTGAGGCTATAGAGGGCGCCTCTGAACTTGATGGAAAGGTTGTAGTGGTACATCCTGGCTACGTTCCTCCACTCTGGTCAAATTACATAGAGGAGATAAGGGATAACAACTACTCTACACTGATAGAGATCCTCGAGGTGGCAGAGGACCATAAAATAATGATTGGTTTAGAGAATATGCCCTACTACTCAGGAATGGGAATCTTAGGGACTACCTTAGAGGATATAAAGGGGATGGTGGAGGGCATAGATTCTAAGTACTTAGGTATAACCTTCGATATAGGTCATGCCCATACTGTAATATATAACGGCGTCGGTAGATGTAAAACCTTGGAGGATTTTATATATCAGTTGGATAGGATAGGTAGGGGTATTGTGCATGTCCACTGTCACGACAACAGGGGGAAAGTTGATGAACATCTAAAATTGGGAGATGGAAATATAGACTTCCTTAAGGTGTTTAAATCTTTAAAGGATATAGGGTATAGTGATATTATAACCTTTGAATCTAAGAATCTAAGGGACGCTATTAAAAGTAGGGAGGTTGCCAGTGAAATTATCTCAAATCTTCTTTAA